A window of Thunnus thynnus chromosome 17, fThuThy2.1, whole genome shotgun sequence contains these coding sequences:
- the LOC137168097 gene encoding somatostatin receptor type 5-like, with translation MDASTPSFKMDHYNWTSIPEDVGISSSQPFTIDYQKNTSSVTAPMPFNVVTAVVYTIVFIVGLLGNTLAIYVVVRYAKMKTVTNMYILNLALADELYILGIPFLGTNSLLSYWPYGDFFCKVCMTADAMSQFTSTFCLTVMSIDRYLAVVHPIRSAKWRKPQVAKVFNGMVWVVSFLIVLPVTIYSHVQEGFNTCNITWPDPQNLWSIVFILYTSILGFFGPLVVISLCYLVIVIKVRSAGVRAGLTKRRKSERKVTRMVVIIVLVFVLCWLPFFTTNIVNLVYIIPENNATAAIYFFLVILTYVNSCANPILYGFLSDKFKQSFQKVLCFHKPNGVGTAYERGGGQVAPQDRPNEKHDPILSVRNHKQNEKMQSMQCVQMEVIGNIGNEPLTSKTVVNGHSML, from the exons ATGGATGCCAGCACTCCCTCCTTCAAGATGGATCATTACAATTGGACGTCGATTCCTGAGGATGTCGGCATATCTTCCTCCCAGCCTTTCACTATAGACTATCAAAAGAATACCTCTAGCGTGACCGCACCAATGCCCTTTAATGTGGTCACCGCAGTTGTCTACACCATCGTCTTCATCGTAGGTCTTCTGGGTAACACACTGGCTATCTATGTGGTGGTTCGCTATGCCAAGATGAAGACGGTAACTAACATGTACATCCTCAACTTAGCCTTGGCGGATGAACTCTACATCCTGGGAATTCCCTTCCTTGGTACTAATAGTTTGCTTTCCTACTGGCCATATGGTGATTTCTTCTGCAAAGTGTGCATGACTGCTGATGCCATGAGCCAGTTCACCTCCACCTTCTGCCTGACGGTGATGAGCATCGATCGCTACCTGGCTGTAGTTCATCCTATTCGCAGTGCCAAATGGCGGAAGCCACAGGTGGCCAAGGTTTTCAATGGCATGGTGTGGGTTGTGTCCTTTCTCATTGTGCTGCCAGTCACAATCTATTCACATGTACAAGAGGGATTCAACACCTGCAACATAACCTGGCCTGATCCGCAGAATTTGTGGTCCATTGTCTTTATCCTTTACACATCTATCCTGGGTTTCTTTGGTCCTCTGGTTGTCATCAGCCTCTGCTACCTGGTCATTGTCATCAAG GTGAGGTCAGCGGGCGTGCGGGCAGGCCTGACTAAGCGGCGTAAGTCGGAGCGTAAAGTGACACGCATGGTGGTGATCATCGTGTTAGTGTTTGTGCTTTGTTGGCTGCCATTCTTCACAACCAACATCGTTAACCTGGTTTATATCATCCCCGAGAACAATGCCACCGCTGCAATCTACTTCTTCTTGGTCATCCTCACCTACGTCAACTCCTGCGCCAACCCAATCCTCTATGGCTTCCTCTCTGACAAATTCAAGCAGAGCTTCCAGAAGGTGCTCTGTTTCCACAAACCAAATGGTGTTGGCACCGCATACGAGAGGGGAGGTGGACAGGTTGCACCCCAGGACAGACCAAACGAAAAGCATGATCCTATTTTGTCGGTCagaaatcacaaacagaatgaaaagaTGCAGAGCATGCAG TGTGTCCAGATGGAAGTTATTGGGAACATTGGGAATGAGCCTTTAACTTCAAAAACAGTGGTGAATGGCCACTCAATGCTATGA
- the LOC137168406 gene encoding myeloid-associated differentiation marker-like, with product MVNVEFRSLTQPVGIMRIMAAILTCMCFSLVATVGYVSSPYWAWCMFTWCFCCFFTLLILILEFTTLNIKLPFAWDDFTTAFAMLASLMCLTTSIMYPTFFTCKACHREIAASVVSWVCFGVYAGEVALNFLRPSGQNSGFLSTLPGIMKMLETFLACLIFTSLENRQFISPGLKWCAAVYSLCFIFALFIILITMGNLTSIFPFCFDKLVIIYNILAAMMYMSAMVIWPLYSFQNNKRPSNCGHLCHWDKLVVVTFMTIFNFIAYTLDTAYSIRLVFCVDNQ from the coding sequence ATGGTCAATGTGGAGTTCCGGTCGCTCACTCAGCCTGTGGGCATCATGCGAATAATGGCAGCCATCCTCACTTGTATGTGTTTTAGCCTTGTGGCAACTGTTGGATATGTGTCGTCTCCCTACTGGGCGTGGTGCATGTTCACTTGGtgcttctgctgcttcttcaCCCTTCTAATTCTCATCCTGGAGTTCACCACTCTCAACATAAAATTACCTTTCGCCTGGGATGACTTCACCACTGCCTTTGCTATGCTGGCAAGCCTCATGTGCCTGACCACCTCCATCATGTACCCCACCTTTTTCACTTGCAAGGCCTGCCACCGCGAGATCGCTGCCTCTGTGGTGTCCTGGGTCTGTTTTGGGGTGTATGCAGGTGAAGTGGCCCTGAACTTCCTTCGTCCAAGTGGACAGAACAGCGGGTTCCTCTCCACGTTGCCCGGCATAATGAAGATGCTGGAGACCTTTCTTGCCTGTCTCATCTTCACATCTCTGGAGAACAGGCAATTCATCTCCCCTGGACTGAAGTGGTGTGCGGCTGTGTACTCCTTGTGCTTCATCTTTGCTCTCTTCATAATCCTGATCACCATGGGAAATCTGACCTCAATTTTCCCCTTCTGTTTTGACAAGCTAGTAATCATCTATAACATTTTGGCAGCAATGATGTATATGTCAGCTATGGTGATCTGGCCACTGTATAGTTTCCAAAATAATAAGAGACCCAGTAACTGTGGCCACCTATGTCACTGGGATAAACTGGTGGTGGTCACCTTTATGacaattttcaattttattgCTTACACCCTGGACACTGCCTACTCTATACGCCTTGTGTTCTGTGTTGATAACCAGTGA